The Herpetosiphonaceae bacterium genome has a segment encoding these proteins:
- a CDS encoding glycosyltransferase family 39 protein codes for MTDKQLRFMQRSFARFASIDDEQQLSPAVVDTASIQELLLLAVALGAGAFLRSYGLNSMGLNTDEAVYSGQAAAIVGDPTLKPFFPMFRAHPILFQFIVSFGFLWGVNDLVGRMFAVAFGLATLLLVYHLGKLLYGRWVGAIAALFLALMPYHVVVTRQMLLDGPLTFCTTLTLYMVARFGSTQRPAWMYAAGSGLALTFLTKETGVIIIGAIYAFLALCPQLRLRIRDIVISMGCMVAIVATFPLSLALAGGGGAKKTQSYLVWQLFRRPNHEWTFYPSTVPFAIGPLLIIAAIFGLWLLRRQRGWREVLLAWWAVVPVAFFQLWPTKGFQYLLPIAPALAVLAGRALIGQSGHAASHGGRSLVRWLRPIATAAIAISLLLPSWSRIQPATSDTFLAGSGGIPGGREAGRWISEHVPEGAQLLTIGPSMANVLQFYGHRKAYGLSVSPNPLHRNPSYEPIPNPDMHIRSGELQYLVWDSFSAARSSFFSEKILRYASRYHGRIVHSQSVTVTGANGERTTKPIIIIYEVRP; via the coding sequence ATGACAGATAAACAACTTCGCTTCATGCAGCGTTCCTTCGCGCGCTTCGCGAGTATCGATGATGAACAACAGCTCTCACCGGCTGTCGTTGATACGGCCAGCATCCAGGAGTTGCTGCTGCTTGCAGTGGCCCTGGGCGCTGGCGCGTTTCTACGGTCGTATGGCCTGAACAGCATGGGGCTCAATACCGATGAGGCGGTGTATTCCGGCCAGGCGGCGGCGATCGTCGGCGATCCAACGCTCAAGCCGTTCTTTCCTATGTTCCGGGCGCATCCCATCCTCTTCCAGTTCATTGTCTCGTTTGGGTTTCTGTGGGGCGTCAACGATCTGGTTGGGCGGATGTTTGCCGTGGCCTTCGGGCTTGCGACGCTGCTGCTAGTCTATCATCTCGGAAAGCTGCTCTATGGGCGATGGGTGGGCGCAATCGCCGCGCTGTTTCTCGCGCTAATGCCCTACCACGTCGTGGTGACGCGCCAGATGCTTTTAGATGGGCCGCTGACCTTCTGCACGACGCTCACGCTGTATATGGTAGCGCGCTTTGGCTCCACACAGCGGCCCGCGTGGATGTACGCGGCAGGGTCCGGCCTGGCGCTCACCTTCCTGACGAAAGAAACCGGCGTTATCATCATCGGCGCGATCTACGCCTTTCTGGCGCTGTGTCCGCAGCTACGGCTACGGATCAGAGATATTGTCATATCGATGGGCTGTATGGTAGCGATCGTCGCCACATTCCCGCTATCGCTGGCGCTGGCCGGCGGCGGCGGCGCAAAGAAAACGCAGAGCTATCTGGTCTGGCAGCTCTTTCGGCGTCCCAACCATGAGTGGACGTTCTACCCCAGCACCGTGCCGTTCGCGATCGGGCCGCTTCTGATCATCGCCGCGATCTTCGGGCTGTGGCTGCTGCGCCGCCAGCGTGGCTGGCGCGAGGTGCTGCTGGCCTGGTGGGCTGTGGTGCCCGTCGCATTCTTTCAACTGTGGCCGACAAAAGGCTTTCAGTATCTTCTGCCGATCGCGCCAGCCCTGGCGGTGCTGGCCGGTCGCGCGTTAATCGGCCAGTCCGGGCATGCAGCCTCACACGGCGGGCGGTCGCTCGTCAGGTGGCTGCGCCCGATCGCCACGGCTGCCATCGCCATTTCGCTGCTGCTGCCAAGCTGGAGCCGTATTCAGCCGGCGACCTCCGACACGTTCCTGGCAGGCTCCGGCGGCATTCCCGGCGGACGCGAGGCCGGGCGGTGGATCAGTGAGCACGTTCCCGAAGGCGCGCAGCTGCTCACGATCGGGCCGTCGATGGCGAACGTGCTGCAATTCTATGGGCATCGCAAAGCCTACGGCCTATCGGTCAGCCCCAACCCGCTGCATCGTAATCCATCGTACGAGCCGATCCCCAATCCCGATATGCATATTCGGAGCGGCGAGCTGCAATATCTGGTCTGGGACTCGTTCTCGGCGGCGCGCTCGTCGTTCTTTTCGGAAAAGATCCTGCGCTACGCCAGCCGCTATCATGGCCGGATCGTTCACAGCCAGTCCGTGACCGTCACCGGAGCGAACGGCGAGCGCACGACCAAGCCGATCATCATCATCTATGAGGTGCGCCCATGA
- a CDS encoding alkaline phosphatase family protein, whose product MMRTGLLVVALALLLLGLAAPSPGAAQDRPAPQPKTPIKHLIVLMQENHSFDNYFGTYPGADGILPDTCMPVDPTEIDDATCIKPFHLGNRAIKDLDHSQITFRRQYRDGQMDGFLYAFSEAGKDGMLTMGYYDDRDLPFYWNVADEYVLFDRFFSSASGGSVKNHMYWVAGTAGNKDDSVPPEGWGDIPTIFDRLQERGISWKFYVQNYDPTITFRNRTNGDRGAQVVWVPLLAYARYLDDPELFQHIVPLEEYFTDLEQGTLPAVAYVVPSGASEHPPGSILAGQRFVKNLLNALMKSSAWPSSAFLWTYDDWGGWYDHVPPPQVDEHGYGFRVPALLVSPYARKGVIDSTELDYTSILKFIEDNYGLAPLAERDARATSIVNAFDFSQPPREPRIIPATRGEVQRVEPWRPAIYIAYSSALAMTLLLILGAQWRTARSRSSVAGRAVAEGSAP is encoded by the coding sequence ATGATGCGGACGGGTCTGCTGGTTGTCGCCCTGGCGCTTCTGCTGCTTGGCCTGGCCGCTCCATCGCCGGGCGCGGCACAGGATCGCCCCGCGCCTCAGCCGAAGACGCCAATTAAGCATCTGATCGTCCTGATGCAGGAGAATCATTCGTTCGACAACTACTTCGGAACATATCCGGGCGCTGACGGGATACTGCCCGATACCTGCATGCCGGTCGATCCGACCGAGATCGACGACGCGACCTGTATCAAGCCCTTCCATCTCGGCAACCGGGCCATCAAGGATCTCGACCATAGCCAGATCACGTTCAGACGACAGTACCGCGATGGGCAGATGGACGGCTTTCTCTACGCCTTTAGCGAGGCGGGCAAAGACGGCATGCTGACGATGGGCTACTACGACGACCGCGATCTGCCCTTTTACTGGAACGTCGCCGACGAGTATGTGCTGTTCGATCGCTTCTTCAGCTCGGCGTCGGGCGGGAGCGTCAAGAATCATATGTACTGGGTCGCGGGCACCGCCGGCAACAAGGACGATTCGGTGCCGCCGGAGGGCTGGGGCGATATTCCGACGATCTTCGATCGGCTTCAGGAGCGCGGGATCTCGTGGAAGTTCTACGTGCAGAACTACGATCCGACGATCACTTTCCGCAACCGCACCAACGGCGATCGAGGCGCGCAGGTGGTCTGGGTGCCGCTGCTGGCCTACGCGCGCTATCTGGACGATCCCGAACTCTTTCAGCATATCGTTCCGCTGGAAGAGTATTTTACCGACCTTGAGCAGGGCACGCTGCCCGCCGTGGCGTATGTCGTGCCGTCGGGAGCAAGCGAGCATCCGCCGGGCAGTATTCTGGCCGGGCAGCGCTTCGTAAAGAATTTGCTGAATGCTTTGATGAAAAGCAGCGCGTGGCCCAGCTCGGCGTTTTTGTGGACCTATGATGACTGGGGCGGATGGTACGATCACGTGCCGCCGCCGCAGGTCGACGAGCACGGCTATGGCTTTCGGGTACCGGCGCTGCTGGTCAGCCCCTACGCGCGCAAAGGCGTGATCGACAGCACAGAGCTTGACTACACCTCGATTCTGAAGTTCATCGAAGACAACTACGGCCTCGCGCCGCTGGCCGAGCGCGACGCGCGCGCCACCAGCATCGTCAACGCCTTCGATTTTTCACAGCCGCCGCGCGAGCCTCGGATCATCCCGGCAACACGGGGCGAAGTGCAGCGTGTCGAGCCGTGGCGGCCCGCGATCTACATTGCCTATAGCAGCGCGCTGGCGATGACGCTCCTGCTGATCCTCGGCGCGCAATGGCGCACAGCGCGCAGCCGCTCCAGCGTTGCAGGCCGCGCGGTGGCGGAGGGTAGCGCGCCATGA
- a CDS encoding endo-1,3-alpha-glucanase family glycosylhydrolase, translated as MTLRRALALGWLLSCLAGSVSLGASSVPARGASSSVPVLAYYYIWFDVKSWDRAKTDFPILGRYSSDDQEIMREHVRMAQQAGIDGFIVSWKSTEKLNRRLEQLIEVANAEDFKLAIIYQGLDFYRKPLPVTRIKADVAYFVERYADNQAFTLFGAPLMIWSGTWEFSADDVASVAAPYADRLLLLASEKNVAGYQRLAAFVDGNAYYWSSVNPETFPGYQEKLDAMAEAIHADGGYWIAPAAPGFDAREIGGTRTVERQDGATLRRQMEAAIRSSPDAVGLISWNEFSENSHIEPSVDHGTRYLEVLAEIRDAQAGPGSVLRLSDVDSSAPGSTAFEPYNLAILGMLVALVVASMAVIVRRNRHNDQEIRKSDLVS; from the coding sequence ATGACACTGCGACGTGCTCTAGCTCTTGGATGGCTCCTAAGTTGTTTGGCTGGCAGCGTATCGCTCGGCGCGAGCAGCGTCCCGGCGCGCGGCGCTTCGTCGTCGGTGCCCGTGCTGGCCTACTACTACATCTGGTTCGATGTCAAATCCTGGGATCGCGCCAAGACGGATTTTCCGATCCTGGGCCGCTATTCGAGCGACGACCAGGAGATCATGCGCGAGCATGTCCGCATGGCGCAGCAGGCGGGCATCGACGGTTTTATCGTGAGCTGGAAGAGCACGGAAAAGCTGAACCGTCGCCTGGAGCAGTTGATCGAGGTTGCCAATGCGGAAGACTTTAAGCTGGCGATCATCTACCAGGGCCTTGATTTCTATCGCAAGCCCCTGCCGGTGACGCGCATCAAAGCCGACGTTGCGTATTTCGTGGAGCGCTACGCCGACAACCAGGCGTTTACGCTCTTTGGCGCACCGCTGATGATCTGGTCGGGCACGTGGGAGTTTTCGGCGGATGATGTGGCGAGCGTTGCGGCACCCTACGCCGATCGGCTGCTGCTGCTGGCATCGGAGAAAAACGTGGCGGGCTATCAGCGGCTGGCGGCGTTCGTGGATGGCAATGCCTACTACTGGTCGTCGGTCAATCCTGAGACGTTTCCCGGCTACCAGGAGAAGCTCGACGCGATGGCCGAAGCGATTCATGCCGACGGCGGCTACTGGATCGCTCCCGCAGCGCCCGGCTTCGACGCACGTGAGATCGGCGGCACGCGCACGGTTGAGCGTCAGGACGGCGCGACGCTGCGGCGGCAGATGGAGGCGGCGATCCGCTCATCGCCGGACGCGGTGGGGCTGATTAGCTGGAACGAGTTCAGCGAGAACTCGCATATCGAGCCGAGTGTTGATCACGGCACCCGCTACCTTGAGGTGCTGGCTGAGATCCGCGACGCGCAGGCTGGCCCAGGCAGCGTCCTGCGGCTGAGCGATGTTGATTCGAGCGCGCCCGGAAGCACCGCCTTTGAGCCGTACAACCTGGCGATCCTGGGCATGCTCGTGGCTCTGGTCGTGGCGAGCATGGCCGTGATTGTCAGAAGAAATAGACACAACGATCAAGAGATCAGGAAGTCTGATCTGGTGTCATAA
- a CDS encoding fibronectin type III domain-containing protein, with product MIELKLWRCCLLLVIIVSATACGTPPTASDSTSPSKPVGLTATAVNSHRVDLHWTAANDDVSVAGYDIYRAGSLLATAGAVISYTDTTVAPQMIYQYQVQAFDAAGNRSEASDLASVTTPDSVLFSDGFESGDLSQWDSVQGMEVQKEKLRTGSGAVRALSTSRDTASYAIKQLSAPQQEIYYRVVFQIIDQQDKNSVYLMRFRTASNASLVGLYVSGTGKLGYRNDITDKSVTSAVLVSRRVWHEVQVRVRVADTNSQIEVWFDGAHVDALSKTESFGADPIDRVQLGENASEKTYDVFFDDVVVDTRFIKP from the coding sequence GTGATAGAACTCAAACTCTGGCGCTGCTGTCTGCTGCTTGTCATCATCGTCTCAGCCACAGCGTGCGGCACCCCTCCCACCGCGAGCGATAGCACATCACCCAGCAAACCGGTCGGGCTGACGGCAACCGCCGTTAACAGCCATCGCGTCGACCTCCACTGGACTGCCGCGAACGATGATGTGAGCGTCGCGGGCTATGACATCTATCGTGCCGGATCGCTGCTGGCGACGGCTGGCGCGGTGATCAGCTACACCGATACGACGGTAGCTCCTCAGATGATCTATCAGTATCAGGTCCAGGCATTCGATGCCGCCGGTAATCGGTCGGAGGCCAGCGATTTAGCGTCGGTGACGACGCCCGACAGCGTGCTCTTCAGCGATGGCTTCGAGAGCGGCGATCTGTCGCAGTGGGATAGCGTGCAGGGAATGGAGGTGCAAAAGGAGAAGCTACGTACCGGTAGCGGCGCGGTACGTGCCCTGAGCACCAGCCGCGACACGGCGAGCTATGCGATCAAGCAGCTCAGCGCGCCGCAGCAGGAGATCTACTACCGGGTTGTGTTCCAGATCATCGACCAGCAGGATAAAAACTCGGTGTATCTGATGCGCTTCCGTACGGCCAGCAATGCCTCGCTGGTGGGCCTGTATGTGAGCGGCACGGGCAAGCTCGGCTATCGCAACGACATCACGGATAAGAGCGTGACGAGCGCGGTGCTGGTCAGCCGCCGCGTCTGGCATGAAGTCCAGGTCCGGGTGCGCGTGGCCGACACCAATAGCCAGATCGAGGTCTGGTTCGATGGCGCGCACGTTGACGCGCTCAGCAAAACGGAAAGCTTCGGCGCAGATCCGATCGATCGTGTCCAGCTCGGCGAGAACGCCAGCGAAAAAACCTACGATGTTTTCTTCGACGATGTCGTCGTCGATACTCGTTTCATCAAGCCATAG
- a CDS encoding metallophosphoesterase: MNYHPLLRWPFILLMVLGVVLGYLLGRSILVRAASPVLLAVGDIASCGSAGDEATAKLVDTLPGIIALLGDTVYEAGTAAEFAECYEPAWGRHKSRIRPSVGNHEYGTSGAAPYFDYFGAAAGDPDKGYYSYDLGTWHIIVLNSNCARIGGCHAGSAQEQWLRADLAAHPTSCTLAYWHHPLFSSGSHGNFDQMQPIWQTLYEAGTDVILNGHDHSYERFFPQNASGQPDPAHGIRQFVVGTGGKNHTAFTAPIANSEVRNADTFGVLKLTLHTTSYDWQFVPVADSAFTDSGSGSCSLGSGSIDPGRPTTGALTPEASAAAPAASQTIGGALPFADSFEQGDLAAWSSAVGLEVRPQEGIDGTYGARAIGAGKAAYAFRQLSPPQHELFYRIKFKLLSQPTSTLYLQRFRSGSGDAISGSLLGIYINSAGKLSYRNDLTDKSTSSKTAVSDGVWHELQARLRIDGDQSQVELWLDGVRIDELSTTEPLGTSPIGRVQLGESANDKTFAVVFDDVAVDARFISE, from the coding sequence ATGAACTATCATCCGCTGCTGCGCTGGCCGTTCATCCTACTGATGGTGCTCGGCGTGGTGCTCGGCTATCTGCTTGGCCGCTCGATCCTGGTGCGAGCAGCCAGTCCCGTGCTGCTGGCGGTCGGCGATATTGCCAGCTGCGGCAGCGCAGGCGACGAGGCAACCGCGAAGCTGGTCGATACGCTGCCCGGCATCATCGCGCTCCTGGGAGATACCGTCTACGAGGCGGGCACCGCTGCCGAGTTTGCCGAGTGCTACGAGCCTGCGTGGGGTCGGCACAAAAGCCGCATCCGGCCATCGGTCGGCAACCATGAGTACGGCACGTCGGGCGCGGCTCCGTACTTCGACTATTTTGGCGCTGCGGCGGGCGATCCCGATAAGGGCTACTACAGCTATGATCTTGGCACCTGGCATATTATCGTGCTCAATAGCAACTGCGCGCGCATCGGCGGCTGTCACGCTGGCTCCGCGCAAGAGCAGTGGCTCCGCGCCGATCTTGCGGCGCATCCGACGAGCTGCACGCTGGCCTACTGGCACCATCCGCTCTTCAGCTCCGGCTCGCACGGTAATTTCGATCAGATGCAGCCAATCTGGCAGACGTTGTATGAGGCTGGCACGGATGTGATCCTCAATGGGCACGATCACAGCTACGAGCGCTTCTTTCCGCAGAACGCCAGCGGACAGCCCGATCCGGCGCATGGCATACGCCAGTTTGTCGTCGGGACCGGCGGCAAGAACCACACGGCCTTCACCGCACCGATCGCCAATAGCGAGGTGCGCAACGCCGATACGTTTGGCGTGCTCAAGCTCACGCTGCACACCACAAGCTACGATTGGCAGTTTGTGCCGGTCGCAGACTCGGCCTTCACCGACTCAGGAAGCGGCTCCTGCTCGCTGGGGAGCGGCTCGATCGACCCCGGACGCCCCACGACTGGGGCGCTCACACCCGAAGCCTCGGCTGCGGCGCCTGCTGCATCGCAGACCATCGGCGGGGCGCTTCCGTTTGCCGATAGCTTCGAGCAGGGCGATCTGGCGGCGTGGAGCAGCGCGGTCGGGCTAGAGGTCAGGCCGCAAGAGGGCATCGATGGCACGTATGGAGCGCGGGCGATCGGAGCGGGCAAGGCGGCGTATGCCTTCAGGCAGTTGAGCCCGCCGCAGCATGAGCTTTTTTATCGCATCAAGTTCAAGCTGCTCAGCCAGCCGACGAGCACGCTGTATCTGCAACGGTTCCGATCGGGTTCGGGCGACGCAATCTCCGGCTCGCTGCTGGGTATTTATATCAACAGCGCAGGCAAGCTGAGCTACCGTAACGATCTCACCGACAAGAGCACGAGCAGCAAAACGGCGGTGAGCGACGGGGTCTGGCATGAGTTGCAGGCACGGCTGCGGATCGACGGCGACCAGAGTCAGGTGGAGCTGTGGCTCGATGGCGTGAGGATCGATGAGCTAAGCACGACCGAGCCGCTCGGCACCAGCCCGATCGGGCGCGTCCAGCTCGGCGAGAGCGCCAACGATAAGACCTTCGCGGTTGTTTTTGACGATGTAGCGGTCGATGCGCGCTTTATTTCCGAGTAG
- a CDS encoding DNRLRE domain-containing protein produces the protein MATRLRATASGAGSRQRRVLSAALLITAVALVSLGPLLFRNMRAGAGDLQPSLPLRAAFYYPWFPEAWAQRGIEPYTKFTPALGYYNSSDPTVIQQHIAAMQYGHIAAGIASWWGPGTPTDQRLPLLLAAAAGSPFRWAVYYEAESLGNPDVATLQADLAYLRERYGTDPSYLRIDDRFVVFVYADPGDRCDMVERWRQANTAGAYVVLKVFEGYRRCGAQPDGWHQYAPAVPEDGQGHYSYSISPGFDKAGEQVRLGRDLARWERSVQAMVASGSQFQLVTTFNEWGEGTAVEAATEWTSPSGFGAFLDVLHAHPLAAPSAAPSSVPTATAEPTIAEPPPPTATAEPTIAEPPPPTATATAIITPTATFLPTATPTSTSSITLTFAVEADASVDLGHPRTNYGKAPTLRVDGGGTPEETYLQFSARGLTGVVRRATLRLMASSSTRDGPGVELAENAWTEAGITWDNRPLTQGAPVDRKGVIRSGTWVEYDVTPLVTGDATYTFKLAPTSDDGVSFYAREHSLPGRAPQLVVIVVGAGEPPTPEPTAILPPTQTPPPGGDPVLVGAGDIADCDSAGDEATAALLDAIPGTVFTTGDNAYDDGASAEFAQCYGASWGRHKERTRPAIGNHEYLTANARPYFDYFGAAAGEPGRGYYTYPLGNWRVFVLNTNCDRLGGCGPDTAQYQWLEAELTAAGASCVIAYFHHPRWSSGKYQVNESVRPLYQLMYQHGVELVVAGHAHSYERFAPMTPDGELDLARGVRQIVVGTGGKNHIDVDVNHLPNSEVRNDDTFGVLKVVLHEASYEWQFIPEAGKSFTDSGAAGCH, from the coding sequence ATGGCTACGCGACTTCGAGCTACAGCGTCCGGCGCTGGATCACGCCAGCGACGAGTCCTGAGCGCCGCGCTGCTGATCACCGCCGTTGCGCTCGTGAGCCTCGGCCCGCTGCTGTTTCGGAACATGCGCGCTGGCGCTGGCGACCTGCAACCGTCGCTGCCGCTGCGGGCGGCGTTCTACTACCCGTGGTTCCCTGAGGCGTGGGCACAGCGGGGGATCGAGCCATACACCAAGTTTACTCCCGCGCTGGGATACTACAACTCGTCGGACCCGACCGTGATCCAGCAGCACATTGCGGCGATGCAGTACGGACATATCGCCGCCGGCATCGCCTCGTGGTGGGGGCCGGGCACGCCCACCGATCAGCGCCTACCGCTGCTGCTCGCGGCGGCGGCGGGTAGCCCGTTCCGCTGGGCAGTGTACTACGAGGCCGAGAGCCTGGGCAATCCCGATGTCGCGACGCTCCAGGCCGATCTTGCCTATCTTCGCGAGCGCTACGGCACCGATCCAAGCTACCTGCGCATCGACGATCGGTTTGTGGTCTTTGTGTACGCCGATCCCGGCGATCGCTGCGACATGGTCGAGCGCTGGCGTCAGGCGAACACCGCGGGCGCGTATGTCGTGCTCAAGGTCTTCGAGGGCTATCGCAGATGCGGCGCTCAGCCGGACGGATGGCACCAGTACGCGCCCGCAGTGCCGGAGGATGGGCAGGGACACTACAGCTACAGCATCAGCCCAGGCTTCGATAAAGCCGGCGAGCAAGTGCGCCTTGGCCGCGACCTAGCCCGCTGGGAGCGGAGCGTGCAGGCGATGGTCGCATCCGGGTCGCAGTTTCAGCTTGTGACGACCTTCAACGAGTGGGGCGAGGGCACTGCCGTGGAGGCAGCTACGGAGTGGACCAGCCCATCGGGCTTTGGCGCGTTCCTCGATGTCTTGCACGCCCATCCGCTCGCCGCGCCTTCTGCCGCGCCCAGCAGCGTACCCACGGCGACGGCGGAGCCGACGATCGCCGAGCCGCCTCCGCCCACGGCGACGGCGGAGCCGACGATCGCCGAGCCGCCTCCGCCCACCGCGACGGCCACAGCGATCATCACGCCGACCGCAACATTCTTGCCCACCGCCACCCCGACATCCACGTCGTCGATCACGCTGACGTTTGCTGTCGAAGCGGACGCATCGGTTGATCTGGGCCATCCCAGGACGAACTACGGCAAAGCGCCAACGCTGCGCGTCGATGGCGGCGGCACTCCAGAAGAAACTTACCTGCAATTTTCGGCCAGGGGCCTGACAGGCGTCGTGCGGCGGGCCACGCTGCGGCTCATGGCATCGTCGTCGACGCGGGACGGACCCGGCGTGGAGCTGGCGGAAAATGCCTGGACGGAGGCGGGTATTACCTGGGATAATCGACCACTCACGCAGGGAGCGCCAGTCGATCGCAAAGGCGTGATCAGATCTGGAACCTGGGTCGAGTACGATGTTACACCGCTGGTGACGGGCGACGCAACCTACACCTTTAAACTGGCTCCCACCTCCGACGATGGAGTGAGCTTCTACGCGCGCGAGCATAGCCTCCCAGGCAGAGCGCCGCAGCTCGTTGTGATCGTCGTCGGCGCAGGAGAGCCGCCCACGCCGGAGCCGACGGCGATCCTGCCGCCCACTCAAACGCCACCGCCAGGCGGCGATCCTGTCCTGGTGGGCGCTGGCGACATCGCCGATTGTGACAGCGCAGGCGACGAAGCGACCGCCGCATTGCTGGACGCGATCCCCGGCACGGTCTTCACCACGGGTGATAACGCCTACGACGACGGCGCCTCAGCCGAGTTTGCCCAATGCTACGGCGCTAGCTGGGGTCGTCACAAAGAGCGCACGCGCCCGGCCATTGGCAACCACGAGTACCTGACAGCGAACGCCAGGCCCTACTTCGATTACTTTGGCGCGGCTGCGGGCGAGCCGGGTCGCGGCTACTACACCTATCCGCTCGGCAACTGGCGCGTCTTCGTGCTCAACACCAACTGTGATCGGCTTGGCGGCTGCGGGCCTGACACAGCGCAGTACCAGTGGCTCGAAGCTGAGCTGACGGCGGCAGGAGCGAGCTGTGTGATCGCCTATTTTCATCATCCGCGCTGGAGCAGCGGCAAGTATCAGGTGAACGAGAGCGTCCGCCCGCTCTATCAGTTGATGTATCAGCACGGCGTCGAGCTGGTGGTGGCGGGCCATGCTCACAGCTACGAGCGCTTTGCGCCCATGACGCCCGATGGAGAGCTTGATCTCGCGCGTGGCGTGCGACAGATCGTTGTTGGCACCGGCGGCAAAAATCATATCGATGTCGATGTCAATCATTTGCCTAACAGCGAGGTGCGCAACGATGATACGTTTGGCGTCTTGAAGGTGGTGCTGCACGAAGCCAGCTACGAATGGCAGTTTATCCCAGAGGCAGGCAAAAGCTTTACTGATTCGGGCGCTGCGGGGTGCCACTGA